From a single Hymenobacter sp. YIM 151500-1 genomic region:
- a CDS encoding (2Fe-2S)-binding protein, giving the protein MQSDVFPNADPPQPADNSRRSFMKQAGGALGLALAPPLVGQAERLTAYAKVIEGATDITLRVNGQARPVRVEPRVSLLDALREHLDLTGTKKGCDHGQCGACTVHVDGRRILSCLTLAVMSQGKEITTIEGLAQGEQLHPMQEAFLKHDGFQCGYCTPGQIMSAVACVQEGHATTDAQCREWMSGNLCRCGAYPNILAAVREVAGKG; this is encoded by the coding sequence ATGCAGTCTGATGTATTTCCCAACGCGGACCCGCCGCAGCCGGCCGACAACTCGCGGCGCTCGTTCATGAAGCAGGCCGGCGGCGCGCTCGGCCTGGCCCTGGCCCCGCCGCTGGTCGGCCAGGCCGAACGGCTGACGGCCTACGCCAAGGTTATCGAGGGCGCTACCGACATCACCCTGCGCGTCAACGGCCAGGCCCGCCCGGTACGGGTAGAGCCGCGCGTGAGCTTGCTGGATGCTCTGCGGGAGCACTTGGACCTGACCGGCACCAAAAAAGGCTGCGACCATGGCCAGTGCGGGGCCTGCACCGTGCACGTGGATGGCCGGCGCATTCTGTCCTGCCTGACCTTGGCCGTAATGAGCCAGGGCAAGGAGATTACCACCATCGAGGGCCTGGCCCAGGGCGAGCAGCTGCACCCCATGCAGGAGGCCTTCCTCAAGCACGACGGCTTCCAGTGCGGCTACTGCACCCCCGGTCAGATTATGTCGGCCGTGGCTTGCGTGCAGGAGGGCCACGCTACCACCGACGCGCAATGCCGCGAGTGGATGAGCGGCAACCTGTGCCGCTGCGGCGCCTACCCCAACATCCTGGCCGCCGTGCGTGAAGTGGCCGGCAAAGGGTAG
- a CDS encoding sugar porter family MFS transporter: MKNRSVYFWSLVVALGGFLFGFDTAVISGAERAVQQVWGLTPVQHGLTVSIALIGTVFGAIFGGIPSDRLGRRQTLIWIAVLYFVSALGAALTSSWGAFLAFRFLGGLGVGASSVTAPLYISEVSPPESRGRMVSMFQFNIVLGILVAYLSNYLLTGAGAEDWRWMLGVQVLPAAVFFLLLFRVPESPRWLIGRSRVEEGRRVFQLINPATADQDVAAIRTTTATDEAREGGRSLFARQYRGPVVLAVLFAVFNQVSGINAIIYFAPRIFEMTGLGKGSALLSSAGLGLVNFAFTLLARQFIDRFGRRKLMLIGSYGLIATLGLVAAAFYRQDFSALGGLLVPVLLFVYIAFFAFSQGAVIWVFISEIFPNTVRAQGQALGSSTHWVMAAGIAFTFPYLAERLGGGHTFAFFCAMMVLQLLFVWRLMPETKGTSLEQLEKTLILH, translated from the coding sequence ATGAAAAACCGCAGCGTGTATTTCTGGTCCCTGGTGGTGGCGCTGGGGGGCTTTCTGTTTGGCTTCGATACGGCCGTTATTTCCGGAGCCGAGCGGGCCGTGCAGCAGGTGTGGGGCCTTACGCCGGTGCAGCACGGCCTCACCGTTTCCATTGCCCTGATTGGCACCGTGTTCGGGGCCATCTTCGGGGGCATTCCGTCCGATAGGCTGGGGCGTCGGCAGACGCTCATCTGGATTGCCGTGCTCTACTTTGTGTCGGCGCTGGGTGCGGCCCTGACGAGTAGCTGGGGGGCATTTCTGGCGTTCCGGTTTCTGGGCGGGCTGGGGGTGGGGGCCTCGTCGGTGACGGCGCCGCTCTACATTTCGGAGGTGTCGCCGCCGGAGTCGCGGGGACGTATGGTGAGCATGTTCCAGTTCAACATCGTGCTGGGCATTCTGGTAGCCTATCTGTCCAACTACCTGCTCACGGGCGCGGGCGCGGAAGACTGGCGCTGGATGCTGGGCGTGCAGGTGCTGCCGGCGGCCGTGTTTTTCCTGCTCCTGTTCCGGGTGCCGGAAAGTCCGCGCTGGCTGATTGGGCGGAGCCGGGTGGAGGAGGGGCGCCGGGTGTTCCAGCTCATCAACCCCGCCACCGCCGACCAGGACGTGGCCGCCATCCGGACCACCACCGCCACCGACGAAGCCAGGGAAGGCGGCCGGTCCTTGTTTGCGCGCCAATACCGCGGGCCGGTGGTGCTGGCCGTGCTGTTTGCCGTCTTCAACCAAGTGTCAGGCATCAACGCCATCATCTACTTCGCCCCGCGCATTTTCGAGATGACCGGCCTGGGCAAAGGGTCGGCCCTGCTGTCGTCGGCGGGGCTGGGACTGGTCAACTTTGCCTTCACCCTACTGGCCCGGCAGTTCATCGACCGGTTTGGGCGGCGCAAGCTCATGCTCATCGGTTCCTACGGGCTGATTGCCACCCTGGGGCTGGTGGCGGCAGCCTTCTACCGCCAGGACTTCAGCGCCCTGGGCGGCCTGCTGGTGCCGGTGCTGCTGTTCGTCTACATTGCCTTTTTTGCCTTTTCGCAGGGCGCCGTCATCTGGGTGTTCATCTCCGAAATCTTTCCCAACACGGTGCGCGCCCAAGGTCAGGCCCTGGGCTCGTCCACGCACTGGGTGATGGCGGCCGGCATTGCCTTCACCTTCCCCTACCTGGCCGAGCGGCTGGGCGGCGGCCACACGTTTGCCTTCTTCTGCGCCATGATGGTGCTCCAGCTCCTGTTCGTGTGGCGCCTGATGCCCGAAACCAAAGGCACCAGCCTGGAGCAGCTCGAGAAGACGCTGATACTGC
- a CDS encoding xanthine dehydrogenase family protein molybdopterin-binding subunit — MNTEPHFFETNAAPGVVGQPLNRVDGWAKVTGHATYSAEYNQLLGLVHAVLKTSDVAKGRVQSIDTRAAQRQPGVLAILTHENLPKLAKTPNTPENKAALNAPMGFLPMTSDQIHYAGQPVAVVVADTLEHAQYAAALLQVSYAPEKPVSSYQDPKAQLYIPKSIRGYLPGVTKRGNAQAAYQSAPVQLTATYTHATTHHNPLEPGATTAHWEAPDRLTVYDTTQGVSETQKTLALMLGLATEQVRVVNKYLGGGFGCKAWVWPHVVLAPLAAKAVGRPVKLVLTRPQQFTGMGFREEQEQTLRLGATKEGKLLALVHEKTSTTSPWEDYAETNSRIVNMLYACPAFEATYRLGRANVMTPTSTRAPGDMPGSFALECSMDDLAYQLGLDPLQVRLLNYAEKDPTNGHPWSSKSLKQCYQRGAELFGWKNRNPRNGQTRDGKHLVGVGMATASYPVHSSQGNARVRLYADGRAVVQAGATDLGTGTYTIITQVAADALGLPPENVRFELGDTVLPTTQWSGGSTAAGRVSSSVYLAAQEVWQKLITVAVGDKRSPLYKAKPADIVVEKGRLQLKAKPAAGETFGEVMKRANMGDVEGSALGRYGSAYEGQLSSATADMNKKEAPVEHSMHAFGTHFCEVHVDPELGTVRVTRWVSVMAAGRILNPKTARSQVIGGSIFGIGAALMEQTVRDPHLARYTNANLADYHIPVNADIPDMTVEFIDEHDPHVNAMGVKGIGEISIVGVTAAVANAFFHATGRRLRDLPMTPDKVLNALRQPA, encoded by the coding sequence ATGAACACCGAACCACACTTCTTTGAAACCAACGCCGCGCCGGGTGTTGTCGGGCAGCCCCTGAACCGCGTCGATGGCTGGGCCAAGGTGACCGGTCACGCCACGTATTCGGCCGAGTACAACCAGCTGCTAGGTCTGGTGCACGCCGTGCTCAAAACCAGCGACGTGGCCAAGGGGCGCGTCCAAAGCATTGATACCCGTGCGGCCCAGCGGCAGCCGGGCGTGCTGGCCATTCTCACGCACGAGAACCTGCCTAAGCTGGCCAAAACGCCCAACACGCCCGAGAACAAAGCGGCCCTGAATGCGCCGATGGGCTTTCTGCCCATGACCTCGGACCAGATTCACTACGCCGGGCAGCCCGTGGCGGTAGTGGTGGCCGATACGCTGGAACACGCCCAGTACGCCGCTGCCCTGTTGCAAGTAAGCTACGCCCCCGAGAAGCCCGTGTCCTCGTACCAGGACCCCAAGGCGCAGCTCTACATTCCGAAGAGTATCCGCGGCTACCTGCCCGGCGTCACCAAGCGCGGCAATGCGCAGGCCGCGTACCAGAGCGCCCCGGTGCAGCTGACGGCCACCTATACCCACGCCACCACCCACCACAACCCCCTGGAGCCGGGCGCCACCACCGCCCACTGGGAAGCCCCGGACCGCCTGACGGTATATGACACCACCCAGGGCGTGTCGGAAACGCAGAAGACGCTGGCTTTGATGCTGGGCCTTGCGACCGAGCAGGTGCGGGTGGTCAATAAATATCTCGGTGGCGGCTTCGGCTGCAAGGCCTGGGTGTGGCCCCACGTGGTGCTGGCCCCGCTGGCGGCCAAGGCCGTGGGGCGGCCGGTGAAGCTGGTGCTCACCCGCCCGCAGCAGTTCACGGGCATGGGCTTCCGCGAAGAGCAGGAGCAGACGCTGCGCCTCGGCGCTACCAAGGAGGGCAAGCTGCTGGCGCTGGTGCACGAAAAGACGTCTACCACCTCACCCTGGGAAGACTACGCCGAAACCAACAGCCGCATTGTTAACATGCTCTACGCCTGCCCCGCCTTTGAGGCCACCTACCGCCTGGGCCGGGCCAACGTGATGACGCCGACCTCCACCCGCGCCCCCGGCGACATGCCCGGCTCGTTTGCCCTGGAGTGCTCCATGGACGATCTGGCCTATCAGCTTGGCCTCGACCCCCTCCAAGTGCGGCTGCTGAACTACGCCGAGAAGGACCCCACCAACGGCCACCCCTGGAGCAGCAAAAGCCTGAAGCAGTGCTACCAGCGCGGCGCCGAGCTGTTTGGCTGGAAAAACCGCAACCCCCGCAACGGCCAGACCCGCGACGGCAAGCACCTGGTGGGCGTGGGCATGGCCACGGCTTCCTACCCGGTGCACAGCTCCCAAGGCAACGCCCGCGTGCGTCTCTACGCCGACGGCCGCGCCGTGGTGCAGGCCGGGGCCACCGACCTGGGCACCGGCACCTACACCATCATCACCCAGGTAGCGGCCGACGCGCTGGGTTTGCCGCCCGAAAACGTGCGCTTCGAGCTGGGCGATACGGTGCTGCCCACCACGCAGTGGTCGGGCGGCTCCACGGCCGCGGGCCGGGTGTCGTCGTCGGTGTATCTGGCGGCGCAGGAGGTATGGCAGAAGCTCATTACAGTGGCGGTGGGGGACAAAAGGTCGCCGCTGTACAAGGCCAAGCCCGCCGACATAGTGGTGGAGAAAGGCCGCCTCCAGCTGAAAGCCAAGCCGGCCGCCGGTGAGACGTTTGGCGAGGTGATGAAGCGCGCCAACATGGGCGACGTGGAAGGCAGCGCCCTGGGCCGCTACGGCAGCGCCTACGAAGGCCAACTCTCGTCGGCCACTGCCGACATGAACAAAAAGGAGGCGCCCGTCGAGCACTCCATGCACGCCTTCGGCACTCACTTCTGCGAGGTGCACGTAGACCCTGAGCTGGGCACCGTGCGCGTGACGCGCTGGGTGAGCGTAATGGCCGCGGGCCGCATCCTCAACCCTAAAACCGCCCGCTCCCAGGTCATCGGGGGCAGCATTTTCGGCATCGGGGCGGCCCTGATGGAGCAAACCGTGCGTGACCCCCACCTGGCCCGCTACACCAACGCCAACTTGGCCGACTACCACATCCCGGTCAATGCCGACATTCCCGACATGACGGTGGAGTTCATCGACGAGCATGACCCCCACGTCAACGCCATGGGCGTGAAGGGCATCGGTGAAATTTCCATTGTGGGGGTGACGGCCGCCGTGGCCAACGCCTTCTTCCACGCCACCGGCCGGCGCCTGCGCGACCTGCCCATGACGCCAGACAAGGTGCTGAACGCCCTTCGCCAACCGGCTTAG
- a CDS encoding VOC family protein produces MAFTMRNDAAFPYPSRTPEQIGRHPSGFQAPQPARIGTVTLQVADVERSLAFYQGVIGFRQLAVSTDGAARWVTLGAAGDERPLLVLVEKPGVRPVPQGGRLGLYHHAVLLPSQADLGRLLRHARSLGVHAGASDHLYSEALYLVDPDGLTVEVYRDRPRSEWRVSPAGEILSAIEPLQEPQVLAAAGSEAWAGLPAGTTIGHVHFYVGNLAQAQAFYHAGLGLTQTLWSLPTASFLAAGGYHHHVAVNTWAARSPVATADDAKLLTWEWLLPDEAGLAATIDSVRQAGFRVEYSPDGTALAQDPWGITVRLVAEGA; encoded by the coding sequence ATGGCCTTCACCATGAGAAATGACGCGGCTTTTCCTTACCCGTCGCGCACCCCTGAGCAGATTGGCCGGCACCCATCTGGTTTTCAGGCGCCCCAGCCGGCGCGGATTGGGACCGTTACGTTGCAGGTGGCTGATGTGGAGCGGTCATTGGCCTTTTACCAGGGCGTGATTGGCTTTCGGCAGCTTGCTGTTTCGACGGACGGTGCGGCACGCTGGGTTACCCTGGGGGCGGCCGGCGACGAGCGGCCCCTGCTGGTGCTAGTTGAGAAGCCGGGCGTGCGCCCCGTGCCCCAGGGCGGGCGGCTGGGCCTGTATCATCATGCCGTGCTGCTGCCCAGCCAAGCCGACCTGGGCCGGCTGCTGCGCCATGCCCGCTCCCTGGGCGTGCACGCCGGCGCCTCCGACCACCTGTACAGCGAAGCCCTCTACCTGGTGGACCCCGACGGCCTGACCGTCGAAGTGTACCGCGACCGACCCCGCAGCGAGTGGCGGGTGAGCCCGGCCGGCGAAATTCTGAGTGCCATCGAGCCCTTGCAGGAGCCGCAGGTGCTGGCCGCGGCAGGCTCCGAGGCCTGGGCTGGATTGCCGGCGGGCACTACCATCGGCCACGTGCATTTCTACGTGGGCAACCTGGCGCAGGCTCAGGCATTTTACCACGCGGGTCTGGGCCTGACTCAAACGCTGTGGAGCCTGCCCACGGCCAGCTTCTTGGCAGCGGGCGGCTACCACCATCACGTAGCCGTCAACACCTGGGCGGCCCGCTCGCCCGTCGCCACCGCCGACGATGCCAAGCTGCTCACCTGGGAATGGCTGCTGCCCGACGAGGCCGGCTTGGCGGCTACCATCGACAGTGTGCGCCAGGCGGGGTTCCGGGTAGAATACTCACCGGACGGCACCGCCCTGGCCCAGGACCCCTGGGGCATCACCGTCCGGCTGGTGGCCGAGGGCGCCTAG
- a CDS encoding FAD binding domain-containing protein — MNNFSYTQAATAKEATGRHKDTPQAAYIAGGTTLLDLMKAHLEEHPQLIDINQLPFRGVEQTKDGLRIGALESMSAVGEHPLVVQQYPAVSQSLLLAASPQLRNMASIGGNLLQRTRCGYFRDPAFPCNKRVPGSGCPALEGDNHNLAILGVSESCIANSYPGDLSVALAAFDAVLTLENPKGKQRRVPLTDFYLLPGNTPHKETVLEPGELIVAVTIPAAAHATRSTYLKVRERSSYAYALASAAVGLDVQGGTIRTARVALGGVGAQPWRSREAEHVLTGAPATEATFRAAAAAAVQGARPREHNRFKVELAQNTLVRALQQVA, encoded by the coding sequence ATGAACAACTTCAGCTATACCCAAGCGGCTACGGCTAAGGAGGCCACCGGCCGGCACAAGGACACGCCGCAGGCGGCTTACATTGCCGGAGGCACTACGCTGCTGGATTTGATGAAGGCCCACCTGGAAGAGCACCCCCAGCTCATCGACATCAACCAGCTGCCCTTCCGCGGCGTTGAGCAGACCAAAGACGGGCTGCGCATCGGGGCGCTGGAAAGCATGAGCGCGGTGGGCGAGCACCCGCTGGTGGTGCAGCAGTACCCGGCCGTGTCCCAGTCCCTGCTGCTGGCGGCCTCGCCGCAGCTGCGCAACATGGCCAGCATCGGGGGCAACCTCTTGCAGCGCACCCGCTGCGGCTACTTCCGCGACCCGGCCTTTCCCTGCAACAAGCGCGTGCCCGGCTCGGGCTGCCCGGCCTTGGAAGGGGATAACCACAACCTGGCCATTCTGGGCGTAAGCGAGAGCTGCATTGCCAACTCCTACCCCGGCGACCTGTCGGTAGCCCTGGCGGCTTTTGATGCGGTGCTCACGCTGGAAAACCCGAAGGGCAAGCAGCGCCGCGTGCCGCTCACGGACTTCTACCTGCTGCCCGGCAACACCCCCCACAAAGAGACGGTACTAGAACCCGGCGAGCTGATTGTGGCCGTGACCATTCCGGCCGCGGCGCACGCCACGCGCTCCACCTACCTGAAAGTGCGTGAGCGGAGCAGCTACGCCTACGCCCTGGCTTCGGCCGCCGTGGGGCTGGACGTGCAGGGCGGCACCATCCGGACGGCCCGCGTGGCGCTGGGTGGGGTGGGCGCCCAGCCCTGGCGCAGCCGCGAAGCCGAGCATGTGCTGACCGGTGCGCCGGCCACTGAGGCTACCTTCCGCGCGGCAGCGGCGGCGGCCGTGCAGGGCGCCCGGCCACGGGAGCACAACCGCTTCAAGGTAGAGCTGGCCCAGAACACCCTAGTGCGTGCCTTACAGCAAGTGGCGTAG
- a CDS encoding helix-turn-helix domain-containing protein yields the protein MSHEVAPTARPLSSHQDLNAQELQRKGFKAYQVDTAVNSGPVYRRRDFYKVALVTSPCAVHYADRSIELNGASLMFANPHIPYSIELHAPRLTGYSCLFTEAFVKENDRSESLHQSPLFKVGGTPVFHLHAEQATYVQGIFQKILAEQDTEYLFKNDLIRTYLQLLIHEALRMQPTESFVQHRNASSRITALFLELLERLFPVESPGQALPLKTAQDFANQLSVHVNHLNRAVKEVTGKPTTAHIAERVIGEAKALLHHTSWSTAEIAYSLGFEYPTYFNNFFKKHTGTTPLAFRRAT from the coding sequence ATGAGTCACGAAGTAGCCCCCACTGCCCGACCCCTCAGCTCCCATCAAGACCTGAATGCCCAGGAACTACAGCGGAAAGGTTTCAAGGCGTACCAAGTCGACACGGCGGTTAACTCGGGGCCGGTGTACCGCCGCCGGGACTTCTACAAGGTGGCCCTGGTAACCAGCCCCTGCGCCGTGCACTACGCCGACCGGAGCATTGAGCTGAACGGCGCCAGCCTGATGTTTGCCAATCCGCACATTCCCTACTCTATCGAGCTGCACGCCCCGCGGCTGACGGGCTACTCCTGCCTGTTTACCGAGGCCTTTGTGAAGGAAAACGACCGGTCGGAGAGCCTGCACCAGTCGCCGCTGTTCAAAGTCGGGGGCACGCCCGTTTTCCACCTCCACGCCGAGCAGGCCACCTACGTCCAAGGCATCTTCCAGAAAATCCTGGCCGAGCAGGACACCGAGTACCTGTTCAAAAACGACTTGATCCGCACCTACCTCCAGCTGCTCATCCACGAGGCCCTGCGCATGCAGCCCACCGAAAGCTTCGTGCAGCACAGAAACGCGTCGTCCCGGATTACGGCCCTGTTTCTGGAGTTGCTGGAGCGGCTGTTTCCGGTGGAAAGTCCCGGCCAGGCGCTGCCGCTGAAAACCGCCCAGGATTTTGCCAACCAGCTCTCGGTGCACGTCAACCACCTGAACCGGGCGGTGAAGGAAGTTACCGGCAAGCCCACCACCGCCCACATTGCCGAGCGGGTCATTGGCGAAGCCAAGGCCCTGCTGCACCACACCTCGTGGAGCACGGCCGAAATTGCCTACAGCCTGGGCTTCGAGTATCCCACGTACTTCAACAACTTCTTCAAGAAGCACACGGGCACCACGCCGCTTGCCTTCCGTCGGGCTACCTGA